ACggggaaatttaaatatgatGGATGTGGACGAATTGAGAAGAGGTGTTCAACGAGAATTATGAGCAATTGCTCGgttggtggaaaaagtcatggaaggttttgatttaaaaaaagtctttaaaggcTATATCTTTGTTGATGAATGCAGATATGGATGAAGCTGTGTGGCAATCTTTAAGAGGTAAATGCCTTATTGTAtcttatttaaatttcccccGTCTACGTTTGAATGACCCGCCCACAGTCATCCTTCCGCAACAATACCTGACACTCTCATTGTGTCACGCTGGAAAACAGCAATGATCACAAAGGTCTTCACCAATaccgtacagtatatgtactgtacagtacagtatatgcacagtatgtgtactgtatttacagtacagtacagtatgtgtactgtatgtacagtattcacactcctaccgtcaggcagacgctaaaggagtttgaagtccaggaccacaaggctggcaaacagcttttacccacaggccatcaggcttctcaacgaagcactcacacacgccgcacgcaacacacacacacacactcatagcactttatttatttatttatttatttatttatctgtattaatgtctcttctgttgttgttgcttaatttattggtatttatgtttcttatgttcttattctttcttgtgttttctttcttttctgggagaatgaacagaataagattttcattgcatagtataactgcctgttttactatgcatatggttcatggttcatggttcatggttttaattcatcttgaacatgcatacaagtcaaacagttgcacatcacacaatacagttcacagttttgcatgtccaaaaaggagtaggaagaagcaaagcttatttaatcctacccctcatcagcttcacatcaattgcaatacattcactcacctctttttcttccaggtatgctttgtaaggctacatgacaatgtagtgcgatCATAACAAGGTTTTCACTTACTACAAGGAAGCTACAGGCATAATgataactgatagaatgattgaagaagtgtttgattgataatgaatgagtacagaccatgtactcaccacaatgaagagttaatagtcaGTATAGTAATGGTTagatgttgtattgtatgtacacagtggttcaggtctcttcttctttgtattttgtgaacatcaactgcttgtactttttattaaaatcgctcattgttgggcattgtttgagttccttactcaatccattccacaacttgattccacatacagaaatgctgaaagttttcagtgttgtccgtgcatataggtgttttaggttaaattttcctctcagatcatatttctcctctcttgttgataagaattgttttacatttttcggtagaaggttattgtttgctttatgcataattttagccgtctgaaggtttactagatccgcaaattttaataattgtgattttataaataaggaatttgtgtgttctctgtaggcagcattatggatgatcctgactgaccttttttgtagcacagttagtggctgaagtgcacttttatagttattgccCCATAACTcggcacaataagttagatatggtaatatcagtgaacagtagagcgtatgtagtgctttttgatcaaggacaaatttagctttattcagtattgaggtgtttcttgccactttatgttttacatttttaatgtgagatttccagttcatcttctcatctattataaccccgagaaatttattttcgttcgccctgtcaatgtctaccccatcaatttgtatttgctggtacgtttcttttttacacttaccaaatagcattactttagttttactgaggttcagtgatagtctgtttttatcaaaccatctttttagtagagttagttcatctgtgatttgttgtactagctctggtgtgctgtctccagaacataatgcgattgtatcgtctgcaaatagtactagctttaggtctcttgggactttacagatgtccttTATATATGTAGACtgaatagttttggtcctagaattgacccctggggaacgccGCATGATATGTTTAACTCCTCGGACGTatgttctcctagcttcacatattgcctcctgtcagctaagtagcttttaacccagttcaagactaaccctctaattccatacctttctagtttagtgattagaatatcatgattaattgtgtcaaaggcttttgttaaatccataaatactgcagccgtGCACTTTCTATGATCTATAGCATTGGTGATTTCCTCTGTAAGTTctatcagtgccatggaagttgagaTGTTgcttctgtatccgtattgactctCCGTGAGtaactcattttttttataaagttgtccaacctgttattaaatagtttttcaatgattttggaaaattgtggcagtaaggacactggtcggtaatttgtgaattgatgtttgtttccatttttatagattggaactactttagctattttcattttatttgggaatttacctgtctggaatgataggttgctaaggtacgttagcggttgtacaatctcatttataaccctttttatcgtttccatttctattccgttgcaatcggttgatgttttcgctttgaatttgttgacaatatctatgatttccttttgtgtgacgttagtgaggaacatggaattgggATTATTGTCTATGATCTCATTTCTTTCTTCTACTGGTGGGTAATTTGGGATCTTTGTTTCCAAAtccggtccaatatttacaaagtaattgttgaacttttcaactacctgattcatattatcatatgtgaaactgatgaggggtaggattaaataagctttgcttcttcgtactcctttttggacatgcaaaattgtgaattgtactatgtgatgtgctactgtttgactcatgcatgttcaggattaaaaccatgaaccatgataataacaagcctagtagtgctgtacaacttttatcagcagtccgcagtgccatctactggttattattattattttttttcccttttttcctctactggtcaacattcaaactggacgccaacctgtctatagaggccacctgtctataacggccacttttgcagactccctctagtggccgctatagacaagtttgactgtatatatatatatatatatatatatatatatatatatatatatatatatatatatatatacctgtactatataatgtactgtatgtgtagtaacatatatatatatatacctgtactgTTTATGTCAAATGATATTCTGACATTCGACATTGAcatcttttctgtttttcttgtacaatgacaactttttgtctcataatatttggtcTTTTGACAATCAAGTAAAAGGATCAGttcaaaatatatgtataaaatagtggcaaatacatttttctcaattATTCCAGCTAAAAtctgaatgaatacatttgctgATTTAGCCTGTTATTGTTTCTGTTCCTTCCTTAGTTCCTGTTgtcatgcttttattgtgtaataTTTCCTGGTTGGTTTTGTAATGTTGCATATGGAGAAGTAGATTGATTCTGAGTGTTTGTCCTAAATGTGTCAGTTCTGATGGTTGGATAGAAAAAGGACGTGTCCACTTGTGTGATTGTCAGGATGTGTCCTGCATGGCTATTGGTGTGTGTGGCTCTGGCGGGCGTGTCAAGAGGAACAGTCGGTCAATGTTGGGACCAATCAGAGTGCCAGGAGTCGGACTTGGCGCCGGATGTGATGGTAAAGCTCAACAGCgctcatttcctgtgtgtagCAGCAACGCACTGACCGGTGtttgtgtcacttcctgtctgcaggACTGTCTGCACCTCAGTGACCCCGACGACGCACGACTCCAGCCTCCTCCTCCACGAgactcctcttcctccccaGTCGCCAAACGCTCCTACTCCATGGAGCATTTCTGCTGGGGGAAGCCGGTTGGCCGAAAACGCCGTCCCATCAAAGTGTACACCTCCAGTGGGGTGAGGGACTCAGCGGAAGTGTTCCCTGCTGAAATGAGGCGAGATTTAACCAATGAGCTCCAAGCAGGAGCAGAGGAGGAGGTGACAGAGGAGCAGCTCTTGGACATGGCCCAGAAGAAAGACGGTTCCTACAAGATGAAGCACTTCCGCTGGAGCAGCCCACCCGCCAGCAAACGCTACGGCGGCTTCATGAAGAGCTGGGACCCCGCCGAGCAGGTGCCGCTGGTCACGCCCCTCATCAAAGATGCACAagtgacacacgcacacaatcaTCAGTGTAAATATTCATAAAGTTCTTGCAAACCAACACCCGACTGCTCATTTAttagcatcatcatcattatttgtatttgtatttgtatttgtactttatttatcccacagcggggaaatttacttgttacagcagcaagcaagatacgcaagtaaagagtacagtgtaaagaaatgttgactacaacatggttcaggtggtgcaggtgttatagagcctgacagcggtcggtataaggacctgcggaacctctccttcttacaccgtgggtgtaacagtctgctgctgaaggagctgcccagggaaacaacagtgtcatgtagcgggtgagaggtgttgtccatgatggatgtcagcttagccaacatccttctctcccccacttcctccacggagtccagaggaccgtccaggacagagctcgctctcctgatcagcctattgatcctgctcctgtccctgtccgtgctgccccctctccagcagcccacagcatagaagatggctgaggccaccacagagtcataaaaggtccgtaaaagagtcctgcacacaccaaaggacctcagtctcctcagcaggtggaggcgactctggcccttcttatagagggcgtgggtgttgacggaccagtccagtttgttgttaaggtgaacacccaggaatttgtagctgtctacagtaccaactctatgtccgctccctggatgttcaccggtgtgaaatgggatgttttcctttggaagttaatgatcatctccttttcttgctggtgttgagttgcagctggttaagctcactccagctgacaaagtccctgatgaccgtcctgtattccacatcattcccctctgaaacacaaccaacaatggctgtgtcatcggagaacttctggatgtgacactgtgtggagttgtgtgtgaagtccgaggtgtagagggtgaagaggaaaggggagagcacggtaccctgaggggcacctgtgctgcagagtaccatgtcagacacacagtgacggagcctcacatactgtggtctgttggtgaggtggtctataacccatgcattAATATGGACCACTTGTCTTCCCGTGgataagattcaagagagttttattgtcatgtgcatggtaaaacagcagttatactatgcaaagaaaatcttattctgttcattctcccaagaaaagaaagaaaacacaagaaagaataagaataagaacataagaaacatatataccaataaattaagcaacaacaaaaagaagagacattaatacaaataaatatacaaataaataagtaaataaataaagaaagaaataaagtgctatgagtgtgtgcgtgtgttgcgtgcggcgtgtgtgagtgcttcgttgagaagcctgatggcctgtgggtaaaagctgtttgccagccttgtggtcctggacttcaaactcctgtagcgtctgcctgacggtaggagtgtgaataatgagtgttgtggatgtgtgctgtccttgatgaggttgtgtgttcttcgtaggactctagttttataaatgtcttgcagtgaggggagggctgccccaacaatgttctgtgaggtcttgatcacccgctggagtgccttcctatcacgtgttgtacagttaccgtaccaaacagtgatggagacggtaaggacactttccatagtgcatctgtagaagcaactcaggattgtggtggacatgccaaatttcctcagtcttctcaggaagtacagtctcctttgggacttcttcagaatttgttgggtgttgtgagaccaggtgaggtcctcgctgatgtgtgtgccaaggaacttgaaggttttcaccctctccacctcagtctcatcaataaacaggggtctatgcggctccttttcccttgttcttgggtcgatgatcatctctttagtcttctctgtattgagaaggagattgttatcacgacaccaagctatgaggtccgccacctctcttctgtatgatgtttcaacaccaccagtgatcagtccgatgactgtagtgtcatctgcaaatttaatgatgctggtgttgttctgggaggccacgcaatcgtaggtgaagagcgtgtagaggagcggactcagcacacacccctgtggggtcccagtgctcacaattcttgagctggatgtgcgattgtggactctgactgactggggcctgcctgtgagaaagttaaacacccagttacagagggagggagacaggccaagtgtgaggagcttatctgtgagtttgtgggggctgactgtattaaaagcagagctatagtctatttgtatttgtactttatttatcccacagcggggaaattcacttgttacagcagcaagcaagatacgcaagtaaagagtacagtgtaaagaactgaacagtgtaaagaacatatgtcagaatgctatgaatagcattctgacatatgtgtcctggccctgtaggtgagaaagggctgtgtggatggcagtgttgactgcatcatccgtggaccggttctggcgatatgcaaactgtagagggtccactgttgccgccgggatgctctttttgatgtgggtcatgactattctttcaaagcacttcataacaataggagtgagtgctatagggcgatagtcattcaagcaggtcacattgctcttcttgggtacgggcactatggtggtgggcttaaagcaggtcggtacagatgcttgtgcaagcgacaggttaaatatgtcagcaagcacatcagctagctctgatgagcaaacccaaagtgcacgtcctgagatgttgtctgggcctgctgcttttcatgggtttgttttgttcagaaccctgcgcacatcagctgatgtcaccatgagaggtgagtcctgtgtgctccccaagtccagccaccctctctgctcatcaggagtttgggtgtcaaagcgggcatagaactcattcagttcatctggaagtgtggtttggctggacgtggctacgctactccgctgtcgatagtctgtgatgtgctggagccccgcccacatgcgccgagggtctgaggtggaatagtagccctccagcttctgtctgtactgtcttttggcctcccgtatggacctcctcaggtcatatctggcctttttgtagtcctcagcggtgcccatgacaaatgcagtcgaacgagcacgtagcttagcccttacatcacagttcatccactgtttttggttagggtattttctgtaatacttggtggtggtaacagtctctatgcatgtgcagtACAagcaacagtacaatcttccctccctgctgcagttttaaacacatcccagtttgtgcagccaaagcagtcctgaagtacttgatcagtttcttcattccacactttaactgctgtacttacaggggaagcttttttaagaagttgtctgtatgttggataaaggaatatagagatgtggtcagcctttccaaagtggggtcttggaacagccttcaaagcaccttgcatgttgctgtagacttggtccaggatgttattttcccttgtgggaaagctcacatgctggtaatatttggggaggacagtcctgaggttacagtggttgaaatcgccagatataatgaatacagcgtctgggtgtttagtatcgtgtttatcaatgatgtcatgcaggaggcctagtgcattagcggtgttagctcgtggtggaatgtaaacagcagttaaatacacagggCTAAACTCACGGACCATCATCCAAACTCACTCATAAGTGCTGGGGGGGGCATGGTCATGCTTTGCTGCCCTCCAGGTAAATAAAAATCTGAAGGCTGTGATTGGCCGGCACGGGATACATTATTTTCTGGGAGTATACGACTCTTTCACAGCCCACCTCTGCATTTcagatcagcatttgcaataaaaatgagtgTTGGAACGCATCCATCTGCAAAAACACCCCCCTTCTCCCTTGAGGGACACACAGCACACCTCAATTTCATTGACGCGCATGGAGAGTccaaaatactgtactgtactgtatattcaaccctttcatcatcatcatgggaCCTTTCATTACATCACAAACACCcatcaatcatccatccatgtctatcatccatccatatccaccatccatccatccatcatccgtccatccatccatccatccatccatccatccatccatccatccatcatccatccatccagccatatccatcatccattcaccatccattcatcatccaaccatcatccatccatcatacatatatccatccatcattcatcCATGTCCATCATCAATCATTCATCCatatccaccatccatccatccatcatccatccatacatccatccagccatatccatcatccattcaccatccattcatcatccatcgtccatccatccatatcatcatccatccatcatacatacatacatccagccatatccatcatccattcaccatccattcatcatccaaccatccatccatccgcttCTACTCaagagcttctcccggatgacagtgcttctcaccttatccctgagggagagcccagccaccctacggagaaaactcatttgggccgcttgtacccgccatctttgggtcactacccaaagctcatgcccATAGGTGAGGGCAGGATTGTAGATTTTGGGAAATGAGCTCGCTTACCTGCTgacaccactgatctgtattatatatctggatagctcattggcgatgacttgtgaagccacacggccgccatattgctactcgcaagaaacacttctggacaagcttttgcattcgtggtgaacttattttattaattcggattggacacaaatgttgccttaagatgcctgcatgtgcagctattaactacacaaatcgccagttcaaaggctgtggacgaacatttcacctgtaagtatgattgaaatgtagatttatgattgatcatttaagggttttgcactgtcgatctctcagatattttcgatcgtgtaaaattcctctgattaaatgtatgtccagaattgatacgtttatacagctctataatagctaagaggaaatgtacttttttgttatatcgtgatatatgtatttctttaagggacgaaggttgcgttatttgaaggaatgggagaatctctgtgcttccatgatgcttaccaggcattgtatacagtgcagttagcaagccagtttgcatacaagtgacccggcatgacccttcatttggataaacaaccttttttttttgctgctgaatgactgacgtaaaaggattttcatatgatatgttctggaaaataatattactgaacatgcataccggtatgtttgagattgcaaacaacgtattgtcttagccaaagcatatggttttgtttcagtgttgttgtttttttctgtgtgtgtgtgtgtgtgtgtgtttatggttattacacattatgg
Above is a genomic segment from Dunckerocampus dactyliophorus isolate RoL2022-P2 chromosome 1, RoL_Ddac_1.1, whole genome shotgun sequence containing:
- the LOC129193410 gene encoding pro-opiomelanocortin-like, whose product is MANKKHAVLGTPAVNDNARSRMCPAWLLVCVALAGVSRGTVGQCWDQSECQESDLAPDVMDCLHLSDPDDARLQPPPPRDSSSSPVAKRSYSMEHFCWGKPVGRKRRPIKVYTSSGVRDSAEVFPAEMRRDLTNELQAGAEEEVTEEQLLDMAQKKDGSYKMKHFRWSSPPASKRYGGFMKSWDPAEQVPLVTPLIKDAQVTHAHNHQCKYS